A region of Helicoverpa zea isolate HzStark_Cry1AcR chromosome 16, ilHelZeax1.1, whole genome shotgun sequence DNA encodes the following proteins:
- the LOC124637640 gene encoding probable ATP-dependent RNA helicase DDX52 has translation MALQKSFEGCRKKSKWVLYSQSIYYTLWITVCCGLQSARVFLYHFKIKYHCNAEIMDAYDIFKKLTKGLTFKHKVLGVKNNGQTTKPTIKKEEEIEIKQEQVSDNEDDIQDESDHSASDSDDQDTEDEKEDGDLQLVEGVKVGQKKKKKEKKEKPEDLQKKLELEEQNRFRNEHGIKTVGRHVPAALQDFSELLTRYNIPQALVDTVKECGYSEPTPVQRQAIPCMLEDRQILACAPTGSGKTAAFLLPILHALGAPQGGPRALVLCPTRELAQQIYREALRLSASSQLRCSVIRSIKESKVKEREATIRKSDIIVSTPNRLCYLLNQDNVNISLDKIRWLIIDEADKMFEGSSDQTSDFRQQMEQILTACGSKQRRIAMFSATHTPAVAKWCRHHMRGLINVTVGQRNAATNLVDQELLFCGNENGKLVAFRQLVQQGLKPPVLVFVQSKDRAKQLFKELIYDGINVDVIHADRTQLQRDNVVRSFRVGRIWVLICTELMGRGIDFRGVNLVINYDFPPSAIAYIHRIGRAGRAGQKGRAITFFTQDDVGNLRSIASVMKQSGCQVPEYMLQLRQNPNKRKKLMKKAPNRDKISTILEKRPDKRRLEAANEALKEDNKGTDSIKNAKNNKHRKTQNVEQNNNKNTPEKGKNNKKRKKKNLANKKKSVK, from the exons ATGGCGCTTCAAAAATCGTTTGAAGGTTGCAGAAAAAAATCGAAGTGGGTTCTCTATTCCCAATCTATTTACTATACTCTATGGATAACAGTTTGTTGCGGTTTGCAGTCCGCACGTGTATTTTtgtatcattttaaaataaaataccattgTAATGCAGAAATAATGGATGCATACGATATCTTTAAGAAGTTAACAAAAGGTTTAACTTTCAAGCATAAAGTTTTAGGCGTTAAAAACAAT GGTCAAACAACAAAACCGACTatcaagaaagaagaagaaatagaAATAAAGCAGGAACAAGTGAGTGACAACGAAGATGACATACAAGATGAATCTGACCACTCCGCATCAGATTCTGATGACCAGGACACGGAAGATGAGAAGGAGGACGGAGATCTACAGCTGGTGGAAGGAGTGAAAGTGGGtcagaagaagaaaaagaaagagAAGAAGGAAAAGCCTGAGGATTTGCAGAAGAAACTTGAGTTGGAAGAG CAAAATCGTTTCCGCAATGAGCATGGAATCAAGACCGTGGGGCGTCACGTGCCCGCTGCACTGCAAGACTTCTCCGAGTTGTTGACAAGGTACAACATACCACAAGCCCTGGTGGACACGGTGAAGGAGTGTGGGTATAGTGAGCCCACTCCTGTGCAGCGGCAGGCTATACCTTGTATGCTGGAA GACCGTCAAATCCTAGCCTGCGCACCAACAGGGTCAGGTAAAACGGCGGCCTTCCTACTGCCCATACTCCACGCGCTCGGGGCTCCGCAAGGCGGCCCCAGAGCCCTGGTGCTCTGCCCCACCAGGGAGTTAGCACAGCAGATATATAGAGAGGCGCTCCGGCTTAGTGCTTCAAGCCAGTTGAGATGCAGTGTTATTAGGAGTATTAAGGAATCGAAAGTTAAGGAAAGAGAGGCTACTATTAGGAAGAGTG atataATTGTAAGCACACCAAACCGCCTGTGCTACTTGCTGAATCAAGATAATGTTAATATATCTCTGGACAA AATCCGCTGGCTAATAATAGATGAGGCAGACAAAATGTTCGAAGGGTCATCAGACCAGACATCAGACTTCAGACAGCAGATGGAGCAGATTCTGACTGCCTGCGGCAGCAAGCAGCGGCGCATCGCAATGTTCAGCGCCACGCACACTCCTGCGGTGGCCAAGTGGTGTCGACATCATATGCGTGGGCTTATCAATGTTACTGTTGGACAGAG GAATGCTGCAACAAATCTAGTTGACCAAGAGTTATTGTTCTGTGGCAACGAAAATGGCAAATTAGTTGCGTTCAGACAACTTGTACAACAAGGACTGAAACCTCCCGTGCTGG TATTCGTACAAAGCAAGGATCGTGCGAAGCAGCTGTTCAAAGAGCTCATATACGACGGTATCAATGTGGATGTCATACACGCAGATAGAACTCAGTTACAG CGCGACAACGTAGTCCGTAGCTTCCGCGTGGGCCGCATCTGGGTGCTGATCTGCACCGAGCTCATGGGCCGCGGCATCGACTTCCGCGGCGTCAACCTCGTCATCAACTACGACTTCCCGCCTTCAGCCATCGCTTATATTCATAG GATTGGACGGGCAGGTCGAGCTGGTCAAAAAGGTCGCGCGATAACTTTCTTCACACAAGACGATGTTGGAAACCTTAGAAG CATAGCATCAGTAATGAAGCAGTCAGGGTGCCAGGTACCGGAGTACATGCTGCAGCTCAGACAGAACCCCAACAAACGGAAGAAGCTCATGAAGAAGGCGCCCAATAGGGATAAGATATCCACTATATTGGAGAAGAGGCCTGACAA AAGGAGACTAGAAGCAGCAAACGAAGCTTTAAAAGAAGATAATAAAGGCACTGACTCAATAAAGaatgcaaaaaataacaaacataggaAAACACAGAACGTagaacaaaataacaacaaaaatacgcCAGAAAAAGGCAAGAAtaataagaaaagaaaaaagaaaaatttagctaataagaaaaaaagtgtaaaataa
- the LOC124637641 gene encoding protein halfway isoform X1, translated as MFRGRFSPFNVSVWLLSVYLLLHIPLIEMRVDDFEQQALAQAREQPPASTEKPEPVDQLQLNLGKCFHMPRSKCPAEPNCTKIGSNSVFCCDLDSAKLKEALASVITQNTTYLHVLNASIDELDVSQAMFRRLASMAFTDGNIGKIVGQFPKYSSVACLNISNNNLTTAKLQPAIKRPYAYLFNLSVLDASANNLTEFPLSLVRSNRKISVDLSDNKYLPCKPFMKAMDTNNSSLVTFLNYQHTYCALDIDFNWFQDVKIVQIDQLRIQKEVLNASCRNIKPANINCTCIPERLDFINNVINNMVAVDCSQRNLTALPTDLPPNTVKLNVSFNNITSLQAVSDDPTYEQLHQLIVDHNDIPNILELEGTQFIDHFMLFSIAYNKLKNIHTYIISNHFTEHTGSALFIAGNYIHCDCNTEKMLKPWLLENIKNIPDYKMLECDNHVAVVDIVEAHVCHTPRDWTDYIYYIIGLEVLILVLLISKVSYDYWVFKTAGYLPWPANKMPRLPCDWLCE; from the exons GTGTCAGTATGGCTGCTATCAGTGTACCTGCTCCTGCACATACCGCTCATAGAGATGCGCGTCGACGACTTCGAGCAACAGGCGCTCGCGCAGGCCAGAGAG CAACCACCAGCTTCAACAGAGAAGCCAGAACCCGTAGACCAGCTGCAACTGAACCTGGGCAAGTGTTTCCACATGCCTCGCTCCAAGTGTCCAGCGGAGCCGAACTGCACGAAGATCGGGAGTAACTCCGTGTTCTGCTGTGACTTAGACAGCGCTAAGTTGAAGGAGGCTCTGGCTTCTGTTA TAACGCAGAACACGACGTATCTCCATGTCCTGAACGCATCCATTGATGAGCTGGATGTCTCGCAGGCCATGTTCAGAAGGTTGGCATCCATGGCATTCACAGACGGGAATATAGGGAAGATTGTCG GCCAGTTCCCGAAGTACTCATCAGTGGCTTGCCTGAACATCTCGAATAACAACCTCACGACTGCCAAGCTTCAGCCAGCAATCAAGAGGCCGTATGCCTATCTCTTCAACCTGAGTGTGCTGGATGCCTCAGCCAACAACCTGACGGAGTTCCCTCTCAGCCTCGTGCGTAGCAACCGGAAGATTTCCGTGGATTTGTCAG ACAACAAATACCTCCCCTGCAAACCCTTTATGAAAGCCATGGACACGAACAACTCCTCGCTAGTGACATTCCTCAACTACCAGCACACGTACTGCGCTCTGGACATCGATTTCAACTGGTTCCAAGACGTCAAAATAGTCCAGATAGACCAGCTTAGGATACAGAAAGAGGTA CTGAACGCGAGCTGCCGCAACATAAAGCCAGCGAACATCAACTGCACCTGCATCCCTGAGAGGCTGGACTTCATCAATAATGTCATCAATAACATGGTGGCTGTGGACTGCTCCCAGAGGAACCTGACTGCGTTACCCACTGATCTGCCGCCTAATACTGTGAAGTTGAATGTGTCTTTTAATAAT ATAACTTCCCTCCAAGCGGTCTCTGACGATCCTACATACGAGCAGCTGCACCAACTGATAGTGGACCACAACGACATCCCCAACATCCTGGAGCTGGAGGGCACGCAGTTCATCGACCACTTCATGCTCTTCTCCATCGCTTATAATAAGTTGAAGAAT ATCCACACATACATAATATCGAACCACTTCACGGAGCACACGGGCTCCGCGCTGTTCATCGCCGGCAACTACATACACTGTGACTGTAACACTGAGAAGATGCTGAAG CCCTGGCTTCTAGAAAACATCAAAAACATCCCCGACTACAAAATGCTGGAGTGCGACAATCACGTGGCAGTTGTCGACATAGTCGAAGCTCACGTCTGCCACACTCCTCGAGACTGGACTGATTACATATACTACATCATAGGACTGGAAGTCCTTATCCTAGTCCTACTCATCAGTAAGGTGTCTTACGATTACTGGGTGTTCAAGACTGCTGGGTACCTGCCGTGGCCTGCGAATAAAATGCCAAGATTGCCTTGTGATTGGTTGTGCGAGTAG
- the LOC124637641 gene encoding protein halfway isoform X2, with product MFRGRFSPFNVSVWLLSVYLLLHIPLIEMRVDDFEQQALAQAREQPPASTEKPEPVDQLQLNLGKCFHMPRSKCPAEPNCTKIGSNSVFCCDLDSAKLKEALASVITQNTTYLHVLNASIDELDVSQAMFRRLASMAFTDGNIGKIVGQFPKYSSVACLNISNNNLTTAKLQPAIKRPYAYLFNLSVLDASANNLTEFPLSLVRSNRKISVDLSDNKYLPCKPFMKAMDTNNSSLVTFLNYQHTYCALDIDFNWFQDVKIVQIDQLRIQKELNASCRNIKPANINCTCIPERLDFINNVINNMVAVDCSQRNLTALPTDLPPNTVKLNVSFNNITSLQAVSDDPTYEQLHQLIVDHNDIPNILELEGTQFIDHFMLFSIAYNKLKNIHTYIISNHFTEHTGSALFIAGNYIHCDCNTEKMLKPWLLENIKNIPDYKMLECDNHVAVVDIVEAHVCHTPRDWTDYIYYIIGLEVLILVLLISKVSYDYWVFKTAGYLPWPANKMPRLPCDWLCE from the exons GTGTCAGTATGGCTGCTATCAGTGTACCTGCTCCTGCACATACCGCTCATAGAGATGCGCGTCGACGACTTCGAGCAACAGGCGCTCGCGCAGGCCAGAGAG CAACCACCAGCTTCAACAGAGAAGCCAGAACCCGTAGACCAGCTGCAACTGAACCTGGGCAAGTGTTTCCACATGCCTCGCTCCAAGTGTCCAGCGGAGCCGAACTGCACGAAGATCGGGAGTAACTCCGTGTTCTGCTGTGACTTAGACAGCGCTAAGTTGAAGGAGGCTCTGGCTTCTGTTA TAACGCAGAACACGACGTATCTCCATGTCCTGAACGCATCCATTGATGAGCTGGATGTCTCGCAGGCCATGTTCAGAAGGTTGGCATCCATGGCATTCACAGACGGGAATATAGGGAAGATTGTCG GCCAGTTCCCGAAGTACTCATCAGTGGCTTGCCTGAACATCTCGAATAACAACCTCACGACTGCCAAGCTTCAGCCAGCAATCAAGAGGCCGTATGCCTATCTCTTCAACCTGAGTGTGCTGGATGCCTCAGCCAACAACCTGACGGAGTTCCCTCTCAGCCTCGTGCGTAGCAACCGGAAGATTTCCGTGGATTTGTCAG ACAACAAATACCTCCCCTGCAAACCCTTTATGAAAGCCATGGACACGAACAACTCCTCGCTAGTGACATTCCTCAACTACCAGCACACGTACTGCGCTCTGGACATCGATTTCAACTGGTTCCAAGACGTCAAAATAGTCCAGATAGACCAGCTTAGGATACAGAAAGAG CTGAACGCGAGCTGCCGCAACATAAAGCCAGCGAACATCAACTGCACCTGCATCCCTGAGAGGCTGGACTTCATCAATAATGTCATCAATAACATGGTGGCTGTGGACTGCTCCCAGAGGAACCTGACTGCGTTACCCACTGATCTGCCGCCTAATACTGTGAAGTTGAATGTGTCTTTTAATAAT ATAACTTCCCTCCAAGCGGTCTCTGACGATCCTACATACGAGCAGCTGCACCAACTGATAGTGGACCACAACGACATCCCCAACATCCTGGAGCTGGAGGGCACGCAGTTCATCGACCACTTCATGCTCTTCTCCATCGCTTATAATAAGTTGAAGAAT ATCCACACATACATAATATCGAACCACTTCACGGAGCACACGGGCTCCGCGCTGTTCATCGCCGGCAACTACATACACTGTGACTGTAACACTGAGAAGATGCTGAAG CCCTGGCTTCTAGAAAACATCAAAAACATCCCCGACTACAAAATGCTGGAGTGCGACAATCACGTGGCAGTTGTCGACATAGTCGAAGCTCACGTCTGCCACACTCCTCGAGACTGGACTGATTACATATACTACATCATAGGACTGGAAGTCCTTATCCTAGTCCTACTCATCAGTAAGGTGTCTTACGATTACTGGGTGTTCAAGACTGCTGGGTACCTGCCGTGGCCTGCGAATAAAATGCCAAGATTGCCTTGTGATTGGTTGTGCGAGTAG